One Streptomyces sp. CNQ-509 DNA window includes the following coding sequences:
- a CDS encoding carbon starvation CstA family protein, giving the protein MTVQAPPDVPKKPRLEPKSVILWTVVALVGAIGWTMLALSRGEEVSAAWMVAAALGSYAIGYRFYSKFIAYRVLKADKTRATPAERLDNGIDFQPTDRRVLLGHHFAAISGAGPLVGPVLAAQMGFLPGTIWIVAGVIFAGAVQDMVVLFFSTRRNGRSLGQMAREEIGPFGGAAALLAVFAIMIILLAVLALVIVNALAESPWGTFSIGMTVPIALFMGFYLRMIRPGRVAEVSLIGIALLLLALVAGRWVAESSLADTFTLSKESLVIWMVIYAFIASVLPVWMLLAPRDYLSTFMKLGTIALLFIGVVVAAPTLKMDGVTDFAGEGTGPVFAGSLFPFVFITIACGALSGFHSLISSGTTPKMVQKETQIRMIGYGSMLMESSVAIVAMIAACVLDPGLYFAMNSAPTVIGDTAQSASEAIQGFGYEITPAALQAAADSVEESTLLSRTGGAPTFAIGVSEIFSDVTGDSLKAFWYHFAIMFEALFILTALDAGTRVGRFMLQDTLGNVYKPLKRVSWWPGLIATSAVVVGLWGYFLWVGVNDPLGGINQLFPLFGITNQLLGAVALTICTTLLIKSGRLKWAWVTGIPLIWVAVVTLTASWQKVFSDDPRVGFFAQGDVAQEGIDSGKLSGQELEDAETIVTNTTVDGVLSAVFALLVVVVILDAARVCVKSLRNPESVVSHEEPYHESSYVAPAQLIATKEEKEELAAAGLGSGGGFKPGTGPGAGGGARDGGGS; this is encoded by the coding sequence ATGACTGTGCAAGCACCCCCGGACGTGCCGAAAAAGCCACGTCTGGAACCGAAGAGCGTCATCCTGTGGACCGTCGTGGCCCTGGTGGGCGCCATCGGCTGGACCATGCTGGCGCTCTCCCGGGGCGAGGAGGTCTCGGCGGCCTGGATGGTGGCGGCGGCCCTCGGCTCGTACGCCATCGGCTACCGCTTCTACTCGAAGTTCATCGCCTACCGCGTGCTCAAGGCCGACAAGACGCGCGCCACCCCCGCGGAACGGCTCGACAACGGCATCGACTTCCAGCCCACCGACCGCCGGGTCCTCCTCGGCCACCACTTCGCCGCGATCTCCGGCGCGGGCCCGCTCGTCGGCCCGGTGCTGGCGGCGCAGATGGGCTTCCTGCCGGGCACGATCTGGATCGTCGCGGGCGTGATCTTCGCGGGCGCGGTCCAGGACATGGTGGTGCTCTTCTTCTCCACCCGCCGCAACGGCCGCTCGCTCGGCCAGATGGCGCGCGAGGAGATCGGCCCGTTCGGCGGCGCCGCCGCGCTGCTCGCGGTCTTCGCGATCATGATCATCCTGCTGGCGGTGCTGGCGCTGGTCATCGTCAACGCGCTGGCGGAGTCCCCCTGGGGCACGTTCTCCATCGGCATGACGGTCCCGATCGCCCTGTTCATGGGCTTCTACCTGCGGATGATCCGTCCGGGACGGGTCGCGGAGGTGTCGCTGATCGGCATCGCCCTGCTGCTGCTCGCGCTGGTCGCGGGCCGCTGGGTGGCCGAGTCCTCGCTCGCGGACACGTTCACGCTGAGCAAGGAGTCGCTGGTCATCTGGATGGTCATCTACGCCTTCATCGCCTCGGTGCTGCCGGTGTGGATGCTGCTCGCGCCGCGCGACTACCTGTCGACGTTCATGAAGCTCGGCACCATCGCGCTGCTCTTCATCGGCGTGGTCGTGGCCGCGCCGACGCTGAAGATGGACGGCGTCACCGACTTCGCGGGCGAGGGTACCGGACCGGTCTTCGCCGGCTCGCTCTTCCCGTTCGTCTTCATCACCATCGCCTGCGGCGCCCTGTCCGGCTTCCACTCCCTCATCTCCTCCGGCACCACGCCCAAGATGGTGCAGAAGGAGACGCAGATCCGGATGATCGGCTACGGCTCCATGCTGATGGAGTCCTCCGTCGCGATCGTGGCGATGATCGCCGCCTGTGTGCTGGACCCGGGACTGTACTTCGCGATGAACTCCGCGCCCACGGTGATCGGCGACACCGCGCAGTCGGCGTCGGAGGCGATCCAGGGCTTCGGGTACGAGATCACGCCCGCGGCACTGCAGGCGGCGGCCGACTCCGTCGAGGAGTCGACGCTGCTGTCCCGTACCGGCGGCGCACCGACGTTCGCCATCGGCGTCTCGGAGATCTTCTCCGACGTGACCGGGGACAGTCTGAAAGCGTTCTGGTATCACTTCGCGATCATGTTCGAGGCGCTCTTCATCCTCACCGCGCTGGACGCGGGCACCCGGGTGGGCCGCTTCATGCTCCAGGACACCCTCGGCAACGTCTACAAGCCGCTCAAGCGCGTGAGCTGGTGGCCGGGGCTCATCGCCACCAGCGCGGTCGTCGTGGGCCTGTGGGGCTACTTCCTCTGGGTCGGCGTCAACGACCCCCTCGGCGGCATCAACCAGCTCTTCCCGCTCTTCGGCATCACCAACCAGTTGCTCGGCGCGGTCGCGCTGACGATCTGCACCACGCTGCTGATCAAGTCGGGGCGGCTGAAGTGGGCGTGGGTGACGGGCATCCCGCTGATCTGGGTCGCGGTGGTCACGCTCACCGCGAGCTGGCAGAAGGTCTTCTCCGACGACCCGCGGGTCGGCTTCTTCGCCCAGGGCGACGTGGCGCAGGAGGGCATCGACTCCGGCAAGCTGTCCGGGCAAGAGCTGGAGGACGCCGAGACGATCGTCACCAACACGACCGTCGACGGGGTGCTGTCCGCGGTCTTCGCGCTGCTGGTGGTCGTCGTGATCCTGGACGCGGCCCGGGTGTGCGTGAAGTCGCTGCGCAACCCGGAGTCCGTCGTCAGCCACGAGGAGCCGTACCACGAGTCGTCGTACGTGGCACCGGCGCAACTGATCGCGACCAAGGAGGAGAAGGAGGAGCTGGCCGCGGCGGGGCTGGGCAGCGGCGGCGGGTTCAAGCCGGGCACAGGACCGGGTGCCGGCGGCGGTGCGCGGGACGGAGGGGGCTCGTGA
- a CDS encoding GntR family transcriptional regulator has protein sequence MRTNAGPAEGTSAATVPAADEPGRAGGSTGRTTRVPKYYRLKRHLLEMTETLPPGTPVPPERTLASEFDTSRTTVRQALQELVVEGRLERIQGKGTFVAKPKVSQALQLTSYTEDMRAQGLEPTSQLLDIGYVTAGDQLAERLDITPGGRVLRIERLRLANGEPMAIETTHLSAKRFPALRRSLVKHSSLYTALAEVYDVHLAEAEETIETSLATPREAGLLGTDTGLPMLMLSRHSVDTHGEPVEWVRSVYRGDRYKFVARLRRPVG, from the coding sequence ATGAGGACGAACGCCGGACCGGCCGAGGGAACGTCGGCTGCGACGGTACCGGCAGCCGACGAGCCGGGACGTGCCGGGGGCAGCACCGGGCGGACCACCCGCGTGCCCAAGTACTACCGGCTCAAGCGGCATTTGCTGGAGATGACCGAGACCCTGCCTCCCGGCACCCCGGTGCCGCCGGAGCGCACGCTCGCCTCCGAGTTCGACACCTCCCGTACGACCGTGCGCCAGGCGCTGCAGGAGCTGGTCGTCGAGGGTCGGCTGGAGCGGATCCAGGGCAAGGGCACGTTCGTGGCCAAGCCCAAGGTCTCGCAGGCACTCCAACTGACCTCGTACACCGAGGACATGCGCGCCCAGGGCCTCGAACCCACCTCGCAACTGCTGGACATCGGCTACGTCACCGCCGGCGACCAGCTCGCCGAGCGGCTCGACATCACCCCCGGCGGGCGGGTGCTGCGCATCGAGCGGCTGCGCCTGGCCAACGGCGAGCCGATGGCCATCGAGACCACCCACCTGTCCGCGAAGCGCTTCCCGGCGCTGCGCCGCAGCCTGGTCAAGCACTCCTCGCTCTACACCGCGCTCGCCGAGGTCTACGACGTCCACCTGGCCGAGGCCGAGGAGACCATCGAGACCTCGCTGGCCACGCCGCGCGAGGCGGGCCTGCTGGGCACGGACACGGGCCTGCCGATGCTGATGCTCTCGCGCCACTCCGTCGACACCCACGGCGAGCCGGTGGAGTGGGTCCGCTCGGTCTACCGCGGCGACCGCTACAAGTTCGTCGCCCGCCTCCGCCGCCCGGTGGGCTGA
- a CDS encoding extracellular solute-binding protein: MKRTAVAVLAAAGLVASLAACGSDDGDEAGDKGGGAKSFKGETLTFWAMDGSTPDDWLKDVEAEFEKKTGAKLEYKVQQWNGIQQKLTTALSEESPPDVVEVGNTQTPAYAATGGLADLTELKEEIGTEWTESLNESSVYEGAQYAVPWFFANRVVMYNKSIFKEAGITEIPKTRDDLFAAFDKIEKNTDAEPIYMPGQNWYFFDGLLIGQDAELVKQDGDKWVSNLSDPKVGAAMEIYKQYADYSTAPKDKDEATPQQGEVFGKGKTGAIIGMGWESGIAVEASKDKNFEKEIGYFTIPGETADTPESVFLGGSNLAVAAGSEKQELAQEFLRIVLSDKHEGALAAANGVIPNKDSLLSKLEGNEAAEAAAPAAAVGGTTPLIPEWGAVENTPNPIKSYMTAYLNGDSHEEAAKSVEDDLNERLAQE; encoded by the coding sequence GTGAAGCGCACGGCGGTAGCGGTGCTGGCGGCGGCTGGCCTGGTGGCAAGCCTCGCCGCCTGCGGTTCTGACGATGGTGACGAAGCGGGCGACAAGGGCGGTGGCGCCAAGTCGTTCAAGGGCGAGACGCTCACCTTCTGGGCCATGGACGGCTCGACCCCTGACGACTGGCTGAAGGACGTCGAGGCCGAGTTCGAGAAGAAGACGGGCGCCAAGCTCGAATACAAGGTGCAGCAGTGGAACGGCATCCAGCAGAAGCTGACCACCGCGCTCTCCGAGGAGAGCCCGCCGGACGTGGTCGAGGTCGGCAACACCCAGACCCCCGCCTACGCGGCGACCGGCGGTCTGGCCGACCTGACCGAGCTGAAGGAGGAGATCGGCACCGAGTGGACCGAGTCCCTCAACGAGTCGTCGGTCTACGAGGGCGCGCAGTACGCGGTGCCGTGGTTCTTCGCCAACCGCGTGGTGATGTACAACAAGTCGATCTTCAAGGAAGCCGGCATCACGGAGATCCCCAAGACCCGTGACGACCTCTTCGCGGCGTTCGACAAGATCGAGAAGAACACCGACGCCGAGCCGATCTACATGCCCGGCCAGAACTGGTACTTCTTCGACGGCCTGCTCATCGGCCAGGACGCCGAGCTGGTGAAGCAGGACGGCGACAAGTGGGTCTCCAACCTCTCCGACCCCAAGGTCGGGGCCGCCATGGAGATCTACAAGCAGTACGCCGACTACTCCACGGCGCCCAAGGACAAGGACGAGGCCACCCCGCAGCAGGGCGAGGTCTTCGGCAAGGGCAAGACCGGCGCGATCATCGGCATGGGCTGGGAGTCCGGCATCGCCGTCGAGGCGAGCAAGGACAAGAACTTCGAGAAGGAGATCGGCTACTTCACCATCCCCGGTGAGACCGCCGACACCCCCGAGAGCGTCTTCCTCGGCGGCTCCAACCTGGCCGTCGCCGCGGGCAGCGAGAAGCAGGAGCTCGCCCAGGAGTTCCTGAGGATCGTGCTCTCCGACAAGCACGAGGGCGCCCTCGCGGCCGCCAACGGCGTGATCCCCAACAAGGACTCGCTGCTGTCGAAGCTGGAGGGCAACGAGGCGGCCGAGGCCGCGGCGCCCGCCGCCGCCGTCGGCGGCACCACGCCGCTCATCCCGGAGTGGGGCGCGGTGGAGAACACCCCCAACCCCATCAAGTCGTACATGACCGCCTACCTCAACGGTGACTCCCACGAGGAGGCCGCGAAGTCGGTCGAGGACGACCTGAACGAGCGCCTGGCGCAGGAGTAA
- a CDS encoding carbohydrate ABC transporter permease: MTVQIPRPAEKAKGRARTTPPPPPGRNRKAQGSAGALPYLLLLPALVLTAVLLGWPLIKNGVLSFQQLGMKELIQHLTVWNGVDNYADALGGEDFWRVTLRTIVFTAVNVALIMLLGTLVGLLLARLGRKMRLTLLMALVLAWAMPIIAATTVYQWLFAERYGVVNWILDKLGWHSMADYSWTSSQFSTFFVITVMLVWTSVPFVAINLYAATTTIARELYEAAGLDGAGAWRTFTSVTFPFIRPFLLATTFLEIIWIFKAFPHVYAINGGGPDRLTETLPVYAFVEGVGNQHYGMGAAISVLTILVLMGLTSYYIRLLMKQEREDS; this comes from the coding sequence ATGACTGTGCAGATACCGAGGCCGGCCGAGAAGGCCAAAGGCCGCGCCCGTACGACACCACCCCCACCGCCCGGACGCAACCGCAAGGCCCAGGGCTCCGCCGGCGCCCTCCCGTACCTGCTGCTGCTGCCCGCGCTGGTGCTCACCGCGGTGCTGCTCGGCTGGCCGCTGATCAAGAACGGCGTCCTGTCGTTCCAGCAACTCGGTATGAAGGAGCTGATCCAGCACCTCACCGTATGGAACGGCGTCGACAACTACGCCGACGCCCTCGGCGGCGAGGACTTCTGGCGCGTCACGCTCCGGACGATCGTCTTCACCGCGGTCAACGTCGCGCTCATCATGCTGCTCGGCACCCTGGTCGGGCTGCTGCTCGCCCGGCTCGGCCGCAAGATGCGGCTCACCCTGCTGATGGCGCTCGTGCTCGCCTGGGCGATGCCCATCATCGCGGCCACCACCGTCTACCAGTGGCTGTTCGCGGAGCGCTACGGGGTCGTCAACTGGATCCTGGACAAGCTCGGCTGGCACTCGATGGCCGACTACTCCTGGACCAGCAGCCAGTTCTCCACCTTCTTCGTGATCACGGTGATGCTCGTCTGGACGTCGGTCCCGTTCGTGGCGATCAACCTCTACGCCGCCACGACCACGATCGCCAGGGAACTGTACGAGGCGGCCGGGCTCGACGGCGCCGGCGCGTGGCGCACGTTCACCTCGGTGACCTTCCCGTTCATCAGGCCGTTCCTGCTCGCCACCACGTTCCTGGAGATCATCTGGATCTTCAAGGCGTTCCCGCACGTCTACGCGATCAACGGCGGCGGCCCCGACCGGCTCACCGAGACGCTCCCCGTCTACGCCTTCGTCGAGGGCGTCGGCAACCAGCACTACGGCATGGGCGCGGCCATCTCCGTACTCACCATCCTGGTCCTGATGGGGCTGACGTCGTACTACATCCGCTTGCTCATGAAGCAGGAGAGGGAAGACTCGTGA
- a CDS encoding carbohydrate ABC transporter permease: MRRSLFGRFWPNATAVVLFVIFLFPVYWMFATSLKPTGDIISEDPVWFPLDPTFEHYRTAFDADNFWNFWKNSLTVTLLAVGFSLLVALLASFAIARMRFRGRTGLILVFMFAQMAPWEVMVISVYMLVRDADMLNSLVPLTLFYTVMVLPLTILTLRNFVAAVPKDLEEAAMVDGATRVQAFRKVIFPLLAPGLMATSLFGFITAWNEFPMVLVLNKEAEAQTLPLWLSQFQTQFGDDWGATMAAASLFALPILLLFLYLQRKVTAGLTAGAVKG; this comes from the coding sequence GTGAGGCGCTCGCTCTTCGGCCGCTTCTGGCCCAACGCGACGGCCGTGGTGCTGTTCGTCATCTTCCTCTTCCCCGTGTACTGGATGTTCGCCACGTCACTCAAGCCGACCGGCGACATCATCAGCGAGGACCCGGTCTGGTTCCCCCTGGACCCGACGTTCGAGCACTACCGCACGGCCTTCGACGCCGACAACTTCTGGAACTTCTGGAAGAACTCGCTCACGGTGACCCTGCTGGCGGTCGGCTTCTCGCTGCTCGTCGCGCTGCTGGCGTCCTTCGCCATCGCGCGGATGCGCTTCCGGGGCCGTACCGGCCTCATCCTGGTCTTCATGTTCGCGCAGATGGCGCCCTGGGAGGTCATGGTCATCTCGGTGTACATGCTGGTGCGCGACGCCGACATGCTGAACAGCCTGGTGCCGCTCACGCTCTTCTACACCGTGATGGTGCTGCCGCTCACCATCCTGACCCTGCGCAACTTCGTGGCCGCGGTGCCCAAGGACCTGGAGGAGGCGGCCATGGTCGACGGCGCCACCCGGGTCCAGGCGTTCCGCAAGGTGATCTTCCCGCTGCTGGCGCCCGGCCTCATGGCCACCTCGCTCTTCGGCTTCATCACCGCCTGGAACGAGTTCCCGATGGTGCTGGTCCTCAACAAGGAGGCCGAGGCGCAGACCCTGCCGCTGTGGCTGTCCCAGTTCCAGACCCAGTTCGGCGACGACTGGGGCGCCACCATGGCCGCCGCGTCGCTCTTCGCCCTGCCCATCCTGCTGCTCTTCCTGTACCTGCAGCGGAAGGTCACCGCCGGCCTCACCGCCGGTGCCGTGAAGGGGTAG
- a CDS encoding glycoside hydrolase family 3 protein, translated as MTTLAGSTDTLTRDALAVLQPSFLGTTPPDWVLRRLDEGLTGVGLFGRNIENPEQVARLTARLRAARPDVLVAMDEEGGDVTRLEVRTGSSFPGNLALGAVDDPGLTRAVARELGRRLAEVGVNLDWAPSADVNSNPDNPVIGARSFGADPALVARHTAAYIEGLQDAGVSACAKHFPGHGDTNVDSHHAMPRIDVPVDVLRERELVPFRAAVAAGTKAVMSAHILLPALRTDVPATVSPAVLTGLLRAPVADGGLGFTGLIITDALEMQAIAATYGIEGGAVRAVAAGADAMCIGARGDEEIVLRTRDALVAAVRGGDLPEERLADAAARVRALAAWSASAASGAAEGIAPDPGIGQAAARRALRVTGAAGYEPPAGPVYVAGFTPVASIAVGQETPWGVGAELERALPGTESAVFDGSSLGADGGGGGKAASREGLSALTANVLAAAGDRRIVAVVRDVHRHPWMADALDALLAARPDTAVVEMGVPQAPPRGAPHIATHGAARVCGRAAAEVITGKGAGA; from the coding sequence ATGACGACACTCGCAGGGAGCACCGACACCCTGACCCGGGACGCCCTCGCCGTACTGCAGCCGAGCTTCCTGGGCACGACGCCCCCGGACTGGGTACTGCGCCGCCTCGACGAGGGCCTGACCGGCGTCGGGCTCTTCGGCCGCAACATCGAGAACCCCGAGCAGGTCGCCCGGCTCACCGCGCGGCTGCGCGCCGCCCGGCCCGACGTGCTGGTGGCGATGGACGAGGAGGGCGGCGACGTCACCCGGCTCGAGGTGCGCACCGGCTCCTCGTTCCCCGGCAACCTCGCCCTCGGCGCGGTCGACGACCCCGGGCTGACCCGCGCCGTCGCCCGCGAGCTGGGCCGCCGGCTCGCCGAGGTCGGCGTCAACCTCGACTGGGCGCCGTCCGCCGACGTCAACTCCAACCCCGACAACCCGGTGATCGGCGCGCGTTCCTTCGGCGCCGACCCCGCGCTCGTCGCCCGGCACACCGCCGCGTACATCGAGGGCCTCCAGGACGCGGGCGTCAGCGCCTGCGCCAAGCACTTCCCCGGCCACGGCGACACCAACGTCGACTCGCACCACGCCATGCCGCGCATCGACGTCCCCGTCGACGTGCTGCGCGAGCGCGAGCTGGTGCCGTTCCGGGCCGCGGTCGCGGCCGGCACCAAGGCCGTGATGAGCGCGCACATCCTGCTGCCCGCGCTCCGCACCGACGTGCCCGCGACCGTGAGCCCCGCGGTGCTCACCGGCCTGCTGCGCGCCCCCGTCGCCGACGGCGGGCTCGGCTTCACCGGCCTCATCATCACGGACGCGCTGGAGATGCAGGCCATCGCCGCGACGTACGGCATCGAGGGCGGTGCGGTACGGGCCGTCGCGGCCGGCGCCGATGCGATGTGCATCGGCGCCCGCGGCGACGAGGAGATCGTGCTGCGCACCCGCGACGCCCTGGTGGCCGCGGTGCGCGGCGGGGACCTGCCCGAGGAGCGGCTCGCCGATGCCGCTGCCCGGGTACGGGCGCTGGCGGCCTGGTCGGCGTCCGCGGCCTCCGGCGCGGCGGAGGGGATCGCGCCGGACCCCGGCATCGGCCAGGCCGCGGCCCGCCGGGCGCTGCGCGTCACGGGGGCCGCGGGCTACGAGCCGCCGGCCGGTCCGGTGTACGTCGCCGGCTTCACGCCGGTGGCCAGCATCGCGGTGGGGCAGGAGACCCCGTGGGGCGTCGGCGCGGAACTGGAGCGCGCGCTGCCCGGCACCGAGTCCGCGGTCTTCGACGGCTCGTCGCTGGGCGCCGACGGCGGCGGAGGCGGCAAGGCGGCGAGCCGGGAGGGTTTGTCGGCGCTGACCGCAAATGTGCTCGCGGCAGCGGGTGATCGTAGGATCGTCGCAGTGGTGCGCGACGTCCACCGCCACCCCTGGATGGCGGACGCGCTCGACGCCCTGCTCGCCGCCCGTCCCGACACCGCCGTGGTGGAGATGGGTGTGCCGCAGGCGCCGCCGCGCGGGGCGCCGCACATCGCGACACACGGTGCCGCCCGCGTCTGCGGACGCGCCGCCGCGGAGGTCATCACCGGCAAGGGCGCCGGGGCCTGA
- a CDS encoding SIS domain-containing protein, with translation MTAAQPGRIMAGEMAEQPEALRRILAHGAPEIRRVAEAIAARSPRFVLLTARGTSDNAALYAKYLLEVRLGLPCGLTSMSTTTAYEAKPDLTDVLVITVSQSGGSPDLVASTRAAREAGALTLAVTNNPDSPLAGVSEYHIDVQAGPEKALPATKTYTASLLALYLFVEGMRGGRGEAAAVLPELAEQILARQDEVKALAQRYRFAERMVLTSRGFGYPTAKEAALKLMETSYIPALSYSGADLLHGPLAMVDNVSPVIAIVTDGRGGEALQPVLDRLRDRGADLVVIGPQAQVDAAAGGFALPTAGVAEEVQPILEILPLQLLAYEVTIARGQDPDAPRSLAKVTETR, from the coding sequence ATGACTGCCGCCCAGCCGGGCCGGATCATGGCCGGCGAGATGGCCGAACAGCCCGAGGCCCTGCGCCGCATCCTGGCGCACGGCGCCCCGGAGATCCGCAGGGTCGCCGAGGCGATCGCGGCCCGCTCGCCGCGTTTCGTCCTGCTGACCGCGCGCGGTACGTCGGACAACGCCGCGCTGTACGCCAAGTACCTGCTGGAGGTCCGGCTCGGGCTGCCGTGCGGGCTGACCTCGATGTCGACCACCACGGCGTACGAGGCCAAGCCCGACCTCACCGACGTGCTGGTGATCACCGTCAGCCAGTCCGGCGGCTCGCCCGACCTCGTCGCCTCCACCCGCGCCGCCCGCGAGGCCGGCGCCCTCACGCTGGCGGTGACCAACAACCCGGACTCGCCGCTGGCCGGCGTCAGCGAGTACCACATCGACGTCCAGGCGGGCCCGGAGAAGGCGCTGCCGGCGACCAAGACGTACACCGCCTCGCTGCTGGCGCTCTACCTCTTCGTCGAGGGCATGCGCGGCGGGCGGGGCGAGGCCGCCGCGGTGCTGCCGGAGCTGGCCGAGCAGATCCTCGCCCGGCAGGACGAGGTGAAGGCCCTGGCGCAGCGCTACCGCTTCGCCGAGCGGATGGTCCTCACCTCGCGCGGCTTCGGCTATCCGACGGCCAAGGAGGCGGCGCTGAAGCTGATGGAGACGTCGTACATCCCGGCGCTCTCCTACTCCGGCGCGGACCTGCTGCACGGCCCGCTGGCGATGGTCGACAACGTCTCGCCGGTCATCGCCATCGTCACCGACGGCCGGGGCGGCGAGGCGCTGCAGCCGGTGCTCGACCGGCTGCGGGACCGCGGCGCCGACCTCGTCGTCATCGGCCCGCAGGCGCAGGTCGACGCCGCCGCGGGGGGCTTCGCGCTGCCCACGGCGGGGGTGGCGGAGGAGGTGCAGCCGATCCTGGAGATCCTGCCGCTGCAACTGCTCGCGTACGAGGTCACCATCGCCCGCGGCCAGGACCCGGACGCCCCCCGCTCGCTGGCGAAGGTCACCGAGACCCGCTGA
- a CDS encoding SDR family oxidoreductase, whose product MGALTGKTALVTGASRGIGRAIAERLGRDGARVAVHYGSNEAAAKETVAAIEAAGGEAFAIRAELGVPGDAAALWAEFDRHADGLDILVNNAGVALQALIEDTDEAEFDRLFAVNTKAPFFVTKLGLSRLRDGGRIVNVSTVATHAALMPTLLAYTMTKSAVDAFTKFLSKSVGERGITVNAVAPGALDTDMNAAWLRDNDDAKAGMAAMSPLGRIPDVSEVADTVAYLVSGDAKVLTGTYVDVSGGVLL is encoded by the coding sequence ATGGGCGCGCTCACTGGCAAGACGGCACTGGTCACGGGCGCGAGCCGCGGGATCGGCAGGGCGATCGCGGAGCGGCTGGGGCGGGACGGCGCGCGGGTCGCCGTGCACTACGGCAGCAACGAGGCGGCGGCGAAGGAGACCGTCGCCGCGATCGAGGCGGCCGGCGGCGAGGCGTTCGCGATCAGGGCCGAACTGGGCGTGCCGGGTGACGCGGCGGCGCTGTGGGCGGAGTTCGACCGGCACGCGGACGGGCTCGACATCCTCGTCAACAACGCGGGGGTGGCGCTGCAGGCGCTCATCGAGGACACCGACGAGGCCGAGTTCGACCGGCTGTTCGCGGTGAACACCAAGGCGCCGTTCTTCGTCACCAAGCTGGGGCTGTCCCGGCTGCGCGACGGCGGGCGCATCGTCAACGTCTCCACGGTGGCCACGCACGCGGCGCTGATGCCGACGCTGCTGGCGTACACGATGACGAAGAGCGCGGTCGACGCCTTCACCAAGTTCCTGTCGAAGTCCGTGGGCGAGCGGGGCATCACCGTCAACGCGGTCGCGCCCGGCGCCCTGGACACCGACATGAACGCGGCCTGGCTGCGCGACAACGACGACGCGAAGGCGGGCATGGCGGCGATGTCGCCGCTCGGCCGGATCCCGGACGTCAGCGAGGTCGCGGACACGGTGGCCTATCTGGTCTCCGGCGACGCCAAGGTGCTCACGGGCACGTACGTCGACGTCTCCGGCGGCGTACTGCTGTAG
- a CDS encoding TetR/AcrR family transcriptional regulator yields the protein MATKQRGRPRSFDRDEALEKALYAFWQHGYEATSVADLTRVLGIGAPSLYAAFGDKKALFDAAVEAYATTDNGTFIDRALAEEPTAVAAFSRILREAAVGYTAPDHPRGCMVLSVGVSATTPEVVTKMRELRALNLAAMTARVQADVTAGVLPPGTDTEKLASYAGAVLQGMSAQARDGADRELLMRVAEVAAAGFAASAEGGQVGASGA from the coding sequence ATGGCCACCAAGCAGCGCGGGCGCCCCCGCTCCTTCGACCGCGACGAAGCGCTGGAGAAGGCCCTGTACGCCTTCTGGCAGCACGGCTACGAGGCCACCTCCGTCGCCGACCTCACCCGCGTCCTCGGCATCGGCGCGCCCAGCCTGTACGCCGCCTTCGGGGACAAGAAGGCGCTCTTCGACGCCGCCGTCGAGGCGTACGCGACGACCGACAACGGCACGTTCATCGACCGCGCGCTGGCCGAGGAGCCCACCGCCGTCGCCGCCTTCAGCCGCATCCTGCGCGAGGCCGCCGTCGGGTACACCGCGCCGGACCACCCCCGCGGCTGCATGGTGCTCAGCGTCGGCGTGAGCGCCACCACCCCCGAGGTGGTGACCAAGATGCGCGAGCTGCGCGCCCTGAACCTCGCCGCCATGACCGCGCGCGTCCAGGCCGACGTGACCGCGGGCGTGCTGCCGCCCGGGACCGACACGGAGAAGCTCGCGAGCTACGCCGGAGCCGTCCTCCAGGGCATGTCCGCGCAGGCCAGGGACGGTGCCGACCGGGAGCTGCTGATGCGGGTGGCGGAGGTCGCCGCGGCGGGCTTCGCGGCGTCGGCGGAGGGCGGCCAAGTCGGCGCGTCCGGGGCGTAG